ATGCCAATCACAAACATATTGCCGGCCATGCCCATCAACTGTTCGATCAACGATCCGCTGAACCTGAACCCGAATGGCGGGACCAGCTGAAAGCTTTCTGCCAGGGCCTTTAAAAACCAATGATGGGCATTGAGGATCAGAAACATTAAAAAGGCAAACAGCTGATAAAATTGTGACAGCAGCGGCACCTGCTGACCGGCGGACGGATCCATAACGCGCGCCAGCGCCAGGCCCATCTGGTAACCGGATATCTGTCCAGCCATCTGCAGGCCCACAAAAATCAAATTCACGGCCATACCGATGCTGATGCCCAGGAAAA
Above is a window of Desulfobacterales bacterium DNA encoding:
- a CDS encoding flagellar biosynthetic protein FliR, encoding FLGISIGMAVNLIFVGLQMAGQISGYQMGLALARVMDPSAGQQVPLLSQFYQLFAFLMFLILNAHHWFLKALAESFQLVPPFGFRFSGSLIEQLMGMAGNMFVIGIKVGAPIIAALLLTSIAFGLIARTVPQMNILFVAMPLKIMIGLLFIGFSLPYLSAFLKTVFGQLGDTIFLLMRAAS